A genomic segment from Lignipirellula cremea encodes:
- a CDS encoding transposase — protein MILGEVFARFEKEGPIPVMTKAALGAALTPDRLDQIFADHAVSQRVSELSFSVLVNLMGMVVAKTRKSTNAAYQACKQDISVSVNSVYDKLNGVEPLVSAALVRETATLFRELIEPMNSARPSLLPGYRVRILDGNHPGATQHRIQELRTIAAGPLPGVVLAVLDPQLGLIDDVELAEDGHAQERSLLIELINRLVPGEVWVADRNFCTSVFLQEIALNEAFFVIRQHAANVRWKPTGDRVLRGESETGQVFEQSILITDDFGAKLPARRISVELFQSGRGGEQEIHILSNLPADVDAVTISDTYRTRWSIEAAFNELRLSLNNEINTLGYPPAALFGFSLGLVIFNALAVVKAALRAAHGVEKIEKNFSFYYMADEMSMVWRGMMIAIPEDEWREALSPLTLKQLSKMLVELAGNVRLSAFQKHKRGPKRPPPKRTKRNDQPHVSTAKILAKRKKC, from the coding sequence ATGATTCTCGGCGAGGTGTTTGCGCGGTTTGAAAAGGAGGGTCCCATCCCCGTCATGACCAAAGCGGCGCTCGGTGCGGCCTTGACGCCGGATCGGTTGGATCAGATCTTCGCCGACCATGCTGTGTCGCAACGGGTGTCGGAATTGTCGTTTTCGGTGTTGGTCAATTTGATGGGCATGGTGGTCGCCAAAACTCGCAAAAGCACCAACGCCGCTTATCAAGCTTGCAAGCAAGATATCTCCGTCTCCGTGAACAGCGTCTATGACAAACTCAACGGCGTTGAGCCGCTGGTGTCCGCCGCGTTGGTGCGCGAGACGGCGACGCTGTTTCGGGAACTGATCGAGCCGATGAACAGCGCCCGTCCCAGCCTGTTGCCCGGTTATCGCGTGCGCATCCTGGACGGCAATCATCCCGGCGCCACGCAGCATCGCATCCAGGAGTTACGGACCATCGCCGCCGGTCCTTTGCCAGGCGTGGTGCTGGCGGTGCTCGACCCCCAACTCGGTCTCATCGACGATGTGGAACTGGCGGAAGACGGCCATGCGCAAGAGCGTTCGCTGCTGATCGAGTTGATCAATCGCTTGGTGCCAGGCGAGGTGTGGGTCGCCGATCGCAATTTCTGCACGTCGGTGTTCCTCCAAGAGATCGCCTTGAATGAAGCGTTTTTCGTCATTCGGCAACACGCCGCGAATGTCCGCTGGAAGCCCACGGGAGACCGTGTTTTACGGGGCGAAAGCGAAACGGGCCAAGTCTTCGAGCAGTCCATTCTGATCACCGACGACTTTGGCGCCAAGCTGCCGGCTCGCCGCATCAGCGTCGAATTGTTCCAATCGGGCCGTGGCGGAGAACAGGAGATTCACATCCTTTCCAATCTGCCGGCGGACGTCGACGCAGTGACAATCTCTGACACATACCGCACGCGCTGGAGCATTGAAGCCGCCTTCAACGAACTGCGACTGTCGCTCAACAACGAGATCAACACGCTGGGCTATCCGCCGGCGGCGTTATTCGGTTTTAGCCTGGGACTGGTGATTTTCAATGCGTTGGCTGTAGTGAAAGCCGCGCTGCGGGCGGCGCACGGCGTGGAAAAGATTGAGAAGAATTTTTCCTTCTACTACATGGCGGATGAAATGAGCATGGTGTGGCGCGGCATGATGATCGCCATCCCGGAAGATGAATGGCGCGAAGCGCTGTCGCCTTTGACGCTGAAACAGTTATCAAAAATGTTAGTGGAGTTGGCGGGGAACGTGCGTCTATCCGCCTTTCAGAAACACAAACGCGGCCCAAAACGCCCGCCGCCGAAGCGAACCAAACGGAACGACCAACCCCACGTTTCCACCGCCAAAATTCTTGCTAAACGCAAGAAGTGCTAG
- a CDS encoding IS3 family transposase (programmed frameshift), with translation MTMRKKRILGAKFKAKVALAAVRGDKTLSQLASEFAVHGNQVSAWKKTLTDGVEALFEDGRKKPAREEVSTAELFEQIGRLKMELEWLKKKAGAISTDAKRQLVDPSGAPLSVRRQCELLGLPRSSYYLPVGVETAENLRLMRRIDEIYLRYPFFGSRQMRDYLCLNLSLQINRKRVQRLMRIMGIASVSPGPRTTRRNVSHRIFPYLLRDLKISRKDQVWSTDITYIPLRTGFMYLAAVIDWWSRYVLSWRLSNSLDGGFCIEALEAALVLGQPEIFNTDQGSQFTSPSFTDRLLSREIAVSMDGRGRALDNVFIERLWRSVKYEDVYLRDYDSPRELERGLASYFSFYDYERPHSSLGGMTPAAKYGGKI, from the exons ATTACGATGCGGAAGAAACGTATTCTGGGAGCCAAATTCAAGGCCAAGGTGGCGCTCGCTGCGGTTCGCGGCGACAAGACCTTGAGCCAACTGGCCAGCGAGTTCGCCGTGCATGGGAATCAGGTTTCGGCCTGGAAGAAGACTTTGACCGATGGAGTCGAAGCCCTGTTTGAAGACGGTCGCAAGAAGCCGGCTCGCGAGGAAGTGAGCACGGCCGAACTGTTCGAACAGATCGGCCGACTCAAGATGGAGCTGGAATGGCTCAAAAAAAAAGCTGG GGCGATCTCGACTGACGCCAAACGCCAGCTGGTCGATCCGAGCGGCGCTCCGTTGAGCGTTCGTCGGCAATGCGAACTGCTCGGTCTGCCGCGGTCTTCGTACTACCTGCCGGTCGGCGTCGAGACCGCAGAGAACTTACGGCTGATGCGGCGCATCGACGAAATTTATTTGCGATATCCGTTCTTTGGTTCGCGTCAAATGCGAGACTACCTGTGTCTGAACCTGTCACTGCAGATCAATCGCAAACGCGTCCAGCGGCTGATGCGCATCATGGGCATCGCCTCGGTCAGCCCTGGCCCGCGAACGACGCGGCGAAACGTTTCGCACCGTATTTTCCCGTATTTATTGCGAGATTTGAAGATTTCCCGCAAGGACCAGGTATGGAGCACCGACATCACTTATATCCCCTTGCGAACGGGCTTCATGTACCTGGCGGCGGTGATCGACTGGTGGAGTCGGTACGTGTTGAGCTGGCGGCTTTCCAACAGTCTGGACGGCGGATTTTGCATCGAGGCGCTGGAGGCCGCCTTGGTCCTGGGCCAGCCGGAGATATTCAACACGGACCAGGGCAGTCAGTTCACCTCGCCGTCGTTCACGGATCGTTTGCTGTCTCGCGAGATTGCGGTCAGCATGGACGGCCGAGGCCGGGCCTTGGACAACGTCTTCATCGAGCGTCTGTGGCGGAGCGTGAAGTACGAGGACGTGTATCTGCGGGACTACGATTCACCTCGCGAGTTGGAACGCGGCCTGGCGAGTTATTTTTCTTTTTACGACTACGAGCGTCCGCACTCCTCGCTCGGCGGCATGACGCCAGCGGCGAAGTACGGGGGAAAAATCTGA
- a CDS encoding sialidase family protein yields MRCSYLRCLPLLLLVMLASSSRSLRAAEPGAVTLVEVKRIWDKAPHNAFTDLIRFQDRWYCVFREGSAHVSPDGALRVLTSVDGDTWESAALITSENSDLRDAKITVTPAGQLMLAGAEAINKPTTHRHQSLVWFSDDGKTWSRKHEIGDPDNWLWRLTWHKGEAYGFGYGCKPDNRGIRLFHSENGKSYETVSDQPAENGAYPNESALLFLPDDTCYCLLRQDAKPDKGLIGESHPPYSDWSWKTLPVRIGGPQMLQLPDGRFLATVRLYDAPRRTSVCWLDPKTGDLTEALKLPSGGDTSYAGMVWHDNLLWISYYSSHEGKTAIYLAKVKVPLNP; encoded by the coding sequence ATGCGATGTTCGTACTTGCGCTGTTTGCCGTTGCTGCTGTTGGTGATGTTGGCTTCCTCCTCCCGTTCACTGCGGGCCGCAGAACCGGGGGCCGTCACCCTGGTGGAAGTAAAGCGGATCTGGGACAAGGCTCCGCATAATGCCTTTACGGATCTGATTCGTTTCCAGGATCGCTGGTACTGCGTGTTCCGCGAAGGCAGCGCCCATGTTTCGCCCGATGGCGCCTTGCGCGTGTTGACGTCGGTCGATGGCGATACCTGGGAGTCGGCCGCGCTGATTACGTCGGAAAACTCTGACCTGCGCGACGCCAAGATTACCGTTACGCCCGCGGGTCAGCTGATGCTGGCCGGAGCGGAAGCCATCAACAAGCCGACGACCCATCGGCATCAATCGCTGGTCTGGTTCTCTGACGACGGCAAAACGTGGAGCCGGAAACATGAAATCGGCGACCCCGATAACTGGCTCTGGCGGCTTACCTGGCACAAAGGCGAAGCGTACGGTTTTGGTTACGGTTGCAAGCCCGATAACCGCGGCATTCGCCTGTTCCATAGCGAGAACGGCAAGTCGTATGAAACCGTCTCCGACCAGCCGGCCGAGAATGGCGCCTACCCGAACGAATCGGCGCTTCTGTTCCTGCCCGACGACACTTGCTACTGTCTGCTGCGACAGGATGCAAAGCCCGACAAGGGGCTGATTGGCGAGTCGCATCCGCCTTATTCCGACTGGAGCTGGAAGACGCTGCCGGTCCGTATTGGCGGGCCGCAAATGCTCCAGCTGCCCGACGGTCGTTTCCTGGCGACGGTTCGCCTTTACGATGCTCCGCGGCGGACTTCGGTTTGCTGGCTCGACCCCAAAACGGGCGACTTGACCGAGGCTCTCAAATTGCCTTCCGGGGGCGATACCAGCTATGCGGGCATGGTCTGGCACGATAACCTGTTGTGGATCAGCTATTATTCTTCGCACGAAGGGAAGACCGCCATCTACCTGGCCAAGGTGAAGGTTCCATTGAACCCGTAA
- a CDS encoding transposase encodes MAKRKRSAKRPQAKHKKQTPSQHHKCQRLKRTNPLRSRTTEAITPLCGYLQTAVAALQSVLDRRIAFRLSIIVAGMLLADDRRTASAWFAAAGVQQDWDRFYECLISVGRSSGSLASAMVGLLVQKFAPGVGDRIQLALDDSPTSRFGRCVEGAGVHHNPTPGPADGEWLYGHNWVLLTWLATHPLWGVIALPLQSLLYVRQADVPKLAVKYAWEFRTKHELGVALLTSFVQSLRARGVRNSVWLAVDGAYAARPFLLPVLKLGVTVVSRLRRDACLFDLPGEAVPHRRGRHRIYGRNKLSLATCSGPQKLDRAIRCKTG; translated from the coding sequence ATGGCCAAGCGTAAGCGATCCGCCAAACGTCCGCAAGCGAAACACAAAAAGCAGACGCCGTCGCAGCATCACAAGTGCCAGCGTTTGAAGCGGACCAATCCCTTGCGATCGCGCACGACAGAAGCGATCACCCCTTTGTGCGGCTATCTCCAGACGGCGGTGGCCGCCTTGCAGTCGGTGCTGGATCGACGGATCGCCTTTCGGTTGTCGATCATCGTCGCGGGCATGTTGCTGGCCGACGATCGACGCACCGCCAGCGCCTGGTTCGCCGCGGCCGGGGTGCAGCAGGACTGGGATCGCTTCTATGAATGCCTCATCAGCGTTGGCCGATCGTCGGGATCGCTGGCCAGCGCCATGGTCGGCTTGCTCGTGCAGAAGTTCGCGCCGGGCGTCGGCGACCGCATTCAGCTCGCCCTGGATGACTCGCCCACTTCGCGCTTCGGACGCTGTGTGGAAGGCGCCGGAGTGCATCACAATCCGACGCCGGGACCGGCCGACGGAGAATGGCTTTACGGCCACAACTGGGTCCTGTTGACCTGGCTGGCGACGCATCCGTTGTGGGGCGTGATCGCCTTGCCGCTGCAGTCGCTGCTGTACGTCCGCCAGGCCGATGTGCCGAAACTGGCGGTAAAATATGCATGGGAATTCCGTACGAAACACGAACTGGGCGTCGCGCTGTTGACGTCGTTCGTGCAATCGCTGCGCGCCCGCGGCGTGCGGAACTCGGTCTGGCTGGCGGTCGACGGCGCCTACGCCGCACGACCTTTTCTCCTGCCTGTGCTGAAACTCGGCGTCACGGTCGTCAGCCGCTTGCGCAGGGACGCCTGCTTGTTCGACCTGCCCGGCGAAGCTGTTCCGCACCGTCGCGGCAGGCACCGGATTTATGGCCGGAACAAACTCTCCCTGGCGACATGTAGTGGACCCCAAAAACTGGACCGCGCGATAAGGTGTAAAACGGGATGA
- a CDS encoding prenyltransferase/squalene oxidase repeat-containing protein, translating into MTPPYPGPPPLPAAHLPQERAIAPPSSPPRAETSAAVPVPPPVSVSRQGESPVIAPPVVERPIAAPPVVERPIAAPPVVRPSAATVPPPLPPPRAIRAATALVEAPPLSSPGLAGSPSTDPVRVYDEEEEEFDDSGERALRTAPPWLVSVVVHMGAFILLALITFRPPPEAEVFTLEMRGPAEATPLLEPLPVPLEVEEVQTEVVEEPQVAELEATLPDLPTLPEEPEATVDAVERNELVALAELPGLFDFDAPAVSSALSGRNPAQRKAMLALNGGTAKTEGAVEAGLVWLSRQQQQDGAWSLVGPYTNGSREENRVAATAMALLAFLGAGHTHQSGEYQNVVRKGIDALLEMQDESGDFTRNSALTPSHHRLYSQAQASIAICEAYGMTQDPRLLRPAQRAIDYDVQIQSPQGGWRYQPHVDGDTSVTGWFVMALQSAKMAGLHPSTDSLEQVGKFLDSVSQENGAYFGYQPQRQHSPTMTAEALLCRQYLGWKRDNSLLQQGADLLLEDKPGSGTANVYYDYYATQVLHHLGGKKWDEWNDVMRVETPAAQVRTGREKGSWQPQNDTWGRRAGRLYSTCMNLYMLEVYYRHLPIYRQDPAGR; encoded by the coding sequence ATGACGCCTCCCTATCCAGGACCGCCGCCACTGCCTGCTGCGCACCTTCCGCAGGAAAGGGCGATCGCGCCCCCGTCCTCGCCGCCTCGCGCCGAAACTTCTGCGGCCGTTCCTGTGCCGCCGCCTGTGTCGGTCTCCCGTCAGGGCGAATCGCCAGTCATAGCCCCGCCGGTCGTTGAGCGGCCTATCGCCGCCCCGCCGGTCGTTGAGCGGCCCATCGCCGCCCCGCCGGTGGTGCGTCCCTCTGCCGCAACGGTTCCGCCGCCTTTGCCGCCGCCGCGAGCGATCCGTGCCGCAACCGCCCTGGTGGAGGCGCCGCCGTTGTCTTCGCCGGGCCTTGCCGGTTCACCATCGACAGATCCGGTAAGGGTGTACGACGAGGAGGAAGAAGAATTCGACGACTCGGGCGAGCGCGCCCTGCGCACGGCGCCGCCGTGGCTGGTTAGCGTGGTCGTCCACATGGGGGCGTTCATTCTGCTGGCGCTTATTACGTTTCGTCCGCCGCCGGAAGCCGAAGTCTTCACGCTCGAAATGCGCGGACCGGCCGAAGCCACGCCGCTGCTCGAACCGCTGCCCGTTCCGCTGGAAGTGGAGGAAGTTCAGACCGAAGTCGTGGAGGAGCCCCAGGTCGCCGAACTGGAAGCGACCCTGCCGGACCTGCCCACCTTGCCCGAGGAGCCGGAGGCGACCGTCGATGCAGTGGAACGGAACGAGCTGGTCGCCCTGGCGGAGCTGCCCGGGCTGTTCGATTTTGACGCTCCTGCTGTCAGTTCGGCCCTGTCGGGTCGTAACCCGGCCCAGCGGAAAGCGATGCTTGCCCTCAACGGCGGCACCGCCAAAACAGAAGGGGCCGTCGAGGCCGGGTTGGTCTGGCTCAGTCGCCAGCAACAACAAGACGGAGCCTGGAGCCTGGTCGGACCTTACACCAACGGCTCACGGGAAGAGAACCGCGTGGCGGCTACCGCCATGGCGTTGCTGGCCTTCCTTGGCGCCGGCCATACCCATCAGTCGGGCGAATACCAGAACGTGGTCCGCAAGGGGATCGACGCCCTGCTGGAAATGCAGGACGAGTCGGGCGATTTCACCCGGAACAGCGCCCTCACGCCCAGCCATCACCGACTGTACAGCCAGGCCCAGGCCAGCATCGCCATTTGCGAAGCCTACGGCATGACCCAGGATCCACGATTGCTGCGACCCGCCCAGCGAGCGATCGACTACGACGTCCAGATCCAGTCTCCCCAAGGCGGCTGGCGGTATCAGCCGCACGTTGACGGCGATACCTCGGTGACGGGCTGGTTTGTCATGGCGTTGCAAAGCGCCAAGATGGCGGGCCTGCATCCTTCGACAGACTCGCTGGAACAGGTGGGGAAATTTCTGGACTCGGTCAGCCAGGAGAACGGCGCCTACTTCGGCTATCAGCCTCAGCGCCAACACTCGCCCACCATGACGGCCGAAGCACTCTTGTGCCGTCAGTATCTAGGCTGGAAACGGGATAACAGCCTGCTGCAGCAGGGCGCGGACCTGCTGCTGGAAGATAAACCGGGCAGCGGAACTGCCAATGTCTATTACGATTACTACGCCACCCAGGTGTTGCATCACCTGGGCGGGAAAAAATGGGATGAGTGGAACGACGTAATGCGTGTAGAGACCCCTGCCGCCCAGGTCCGCACGGGCCGAGAGAAGGGCAGCTGGCAACCGCAGAACGATACCTGGGGCCGCCGCGCTGGCCGGCTTTATTCCACCTGTATGAATCTTTATATGCTGGAAGTCTACTACCGCCATCTACCCATATATCGACAAGATCCGGCTGGTCGATAG
- a CDS encoding WD40 repeat domain-containing protein — MSLFRFPLILALIGCCATLSAQEEPSLKVVRTLEMPQKSGEYDSPLVAFSPDGKRLAASWKEQIVVYNVETGKPQARIPLPEDATSLGFLSRGGNVYAYVDGNLATWDAATGKLLSSAPLELLSLHLDFSPQGDLVALCHRGTLDRTSEHAVVEIRDAKTGKSLRQVELMQATTPGPVQFHPADGSTLAVDIGEAMVVLKTADLTEVITLETDPKDLAYSPDGKRVASADFSGYLNVWDVDQGTRAPGFTQEDLFGMDTNRSLNAVAFSPDGKLVVIVGRRRGGDDKYNRLLVMYDIEQKGKVVLSVDDESLNDFRTVDFSPDGTLLATTGDDEPGVTLWDVSTLVGKPINPLPGNSQPATSTPARPAPASPPAIVDRKWTSADGNFTVTARYVQQNATHVQIKRADGSLLAIPKEQLSAADRAYLVRMAK, encoded by the coding sequence ATGTCGCTATTCCGATTTCCTTTGATTCTGGCGCTGATTGGATGTTGCGCCACGCTATCCGCGCAGGAAGAACCCTCGTTGAAGGTGGTTCGTACCCTGGAAATGCCGCAGAAGTCGGGTGAATATGATTCCCCGCTGGTGGCATTCTCGCCGGACGGCAAACGTCTGGCGGCGAGCTGGAAAGAGCAAATCGTGGTTTACAATGTTGAGACAGGGAAGCCGCAGGCCAGGATTCCGCTGCCAGAAGATGCTACATCGCTAGGCTTCTTGTCCCGGGGCGGCAACGTGTATGCCTATGTTGACGGAAATCTCGCCACCTGGGACGCAGCAACGGGCAAGCTGTTGTCGAGTGCTCCGCTGGAGTTGCTTAGCCTGCATCTCGACTTTTCGCCCCAGGGGGACCTTGTCGCGCTGTGCCACCGCGGCACGCTTGATCGAACTTCGGAACACGCGGTGGTCGAAATCCGCGACGCCAAAACCGGCAAATCACTCCGCCAGGTAGAGCTGATGCAAGCCACTACGCCGGGGCCGGTTCAGTTCCATCCCGCGGACGGCAGCACGCTCGCCGTGGACATTGGCGAAGCGATGGTCGTCCTGAAGACGGCCGATCTGACAGAAGTGATAACGCTTGAGACCGACCCGAAAGATCTGGCGTACTCGCCGGATGGCAAACGGGTCGCCTCCGCCGATTTCAGCGGCTATCTGAACGTGTGGGATGTCGACCAGGGGACCAGGGCGCCTGGTTTCACCCAGGAAGATCTTTTTGGAATGGATACGAACCGTTCCCTCAATGCTGTCGCCTTTTCGCCCGACGGCAAACTGGTGGTCATTGTCGGTCGCCGGCGCGGAGGCGACGATAAATACAATCGCCTGCTTGTGATGTACGACATTGAGCAGAAAGGGAAAGTGGTGCTTTCCGTCGACGACGAATCGCTCAACGACTTCCGCACGGTCGATTTCAGCCCCGACGGTACTCTGCTGGCGACGACAGGCGACGACGAACCGGGCGTCACCTTGTGGGATGTCTCCACGTTGGTTGGCAAGCCGATCAATCCGCTGCCGGGAAACAGCCAGCCGGCAACGAGCACCCCTGCCAGGCCCGCGCCCGCCAGTCCGCCGGCCATCGTGGATCGCAAGTGGACGAGCGCCGATGGTAACTTCACCGTGACCGCCAGGTACGTCCAGCAAAACGCCACGCATGTCCAGATCAAACGCGCAGACGGCAGCCTGCTGGCGATCCCCAAGGAGCAACTCAGCGCCGCCGACCGCGCCTACCTGGTCCGCATGGCCAAATAG
- the glpK gene encoding glycerol kinase GlpK: protein MAEYVLALDQGTTSSRAIVFRRDGTIAGQSQQEFEQILPAPGVVEHDPEVIWSTQLAVAREAMANASLIAEDIAAVGVTNQRETTILWDKETGQPIGNALVWQSRVSAPICEQLKAEGCEDVVREKTGLLLDPYFSGTKVKHLLDLHPGLRERAGRGEVLFGTVDTWLIWKLTGGRRHVTDYSNASRTQLLNIHTLEWDDELLRIFDVPRAMLPELVPSSAVYGETDAALFGCCIPIAGDAGDQQAATFGQACFTQGSAKNTYGTGCFLLMNVGDQPVASQNNLITTVGWYVGGKATYCLEGSVFVAGAVVQWLRDGLGLIETAAEIEELSATVEDSGGVYFVPAFVGLGAPHWDPYARGAIFGLTRQTTAGHIARAALDSMAWQTCDLLDAMQKDSGVPLAELKVDGGAAVNNTLMQFQADVLNTIVKRPQVSETTALGAAYLAGLAVGFWEGLHDIEKNWALDAEFHPVVNMEHREEQLAQWRKAVGRSGSWV, encoded by the coding sequence ATGGCGGAGTATGTGCTGGCCCTGGATCAGGGGACGACTTCCAGTCGGGCGATTGTCTTTCGTCGTGACGGCACGATTGCGGGCCAGTCGCAGCAGGAGTTTGAGCAGATCCTGCCGGCGCCGGGGGTGGTGGAGCATGATCCCGAAGTGATCTGGTCGACCCAGCTGGCGGTCGCCCGGGAGGCGATGGCGAACGCCTCGCTGATCGCCGAGGATATCGCCGCGGTCGGCGTGACTAACCAGCGGGAAACGACCATCCTGTGGGACAAAGAGACGGGCCAGCCGATCGGCAATGCGCTGGTCTGGCAGAGCCGTGTGTCGGCTCCGATTTGCGAACAGCTTAAAGCGGAAGGCTGCGAAGACGTCGTTCGCGAGAAGACGGGCCTGCTGCTTGACCCTTATTTCTCCGGCACCAAAGTCAAGCATCTGCTTGACCTGCATCCGGGTTTGCGGGAACGGGCCGGCCGGGGCGAGGTGCTGTTCGGCACGGTTGATACCTGGCTGATCTGGAAGCTGACCGGGGGCCGCCGGCATGTGACGGATTACAGTAACGCCAGCCGCACCCAGCTGCTCAACATTCATACGCTGGAATGGGACGACGAGCTGCTGCGGATCTTCGATGTTCCCCGGGCCATGCTGCCGGAGCTGGTTCCTTCCAGCGCCGTTTATGGGGAAACCGACGCCGCCCTGTTCGGCTGCTGTATCCCCATCGCGGGCGATGCGGGCGATCAGCAGGCCGCCACCTTTGGCCAGGCCTGCTTCACGCAGGGGAGCGCCAAGAATACTTATGGCACCGGCTGCTTTCTATTGATGAACGTGGGCGACCAGCCGGTCGCGTCGCAGAACAATCTGATTACGACGGTCGGCTGGTATGTGGGCGGCAAGGCGACGTATTGCCTGGAAGGTTCGGTCTTTGTCGCCGGAGCGGTCGTGCAGTGGTTGCGCGACGGACTGGGACTGATTGAAACGGCGGCGGAAATCGAAGAGCTTTCGGCGACGGTGGAAGATTCGGGCGGCGTGTACTTTGTGCCGGCCTTTGTCGGTCTGGGAGCCCCGCACTGGGATCCCTATGCACGGGGAGCCATTTTTGGGTTGACCCGGCAAACAACGGCTGGACATATCGCCAGGGCGGCGCTGGATTCGATGGCGTGGCAAACATGCGATCTGCTGGATGCGATGCAAAAGGACTCGGGCGTGCCGCTGGCGGAACTGAAGGTCGACGGCGGCGCGGCCGTCAACAACACGCTGATGCAGTTCCAGGCCGATGTGCTGAACACCATTGTCAAACGTCCGCAGGTATCGGAAACGACCGCGCTGGGGGCCGCGTACCTGGCGGGGCTGGCGGTCGGTTTCTGGGAAGGCTTGCACGATATCGAAAAAAACTGGGCGCTCGACGCCGAGTTTCATCCGGTGGTCAACATGGAACATCGGGAGGAGCAGCTGGCTCAATGGCGAAAAGCAGTCGGACGCTCTGGCTCCTGGGTTTAA
- a CDS encoding DUF1501 domain-containing protein — protein sequence MLKVVSNQRSHDCAGNTRRDFLRVGAIGASALTLPNLLRSRAAAAESQQSLRSKSVIWVWLSGGPTHVETFDPKMTAPVEFRSITGEAATPIPGVTIGGSFPKLASVADKMAIVRSFAHNNSSHGNGTQLVMTGYNDRADMRPSMGSIMAKRFGCSDPQSGMPTYVRMGNIRSDGPGWLGTTYSPFDPGSQASKSMRLSLDADRVSDRRNLLDSIDKMKRSADASGKMAGMDGFEQQAFELILGSSQEAFDTTKESKQTRDAYGSGLGESLLKARRLVEAGCGFVTLNYGGWDMHGGIEKGMKSRAGQVDQGVSALIADLHERGMNEDTLVVVTGEFGRTPKINAKGGRDHWGRLCTLALSGGGLKMGQVIGESSRKIEVPATTPITPQDLMATILQMYGVDHRMQFVNNSGRPVFLVEDGQPIAELV from the coding sequence ATGTTAAAGGTCGTTTCGAACCAGCGTTCCCACGATTGTGCGGGCAACACCCGGCGAGACTTTCTCCGCGTGGGTGCGATCGGCGCCAGTGCGTTGACCTTGCCGAATCTGTTGCGTTCTCGGGCGGCTGCGGCCGAGTCCCAGCAGTCGCTCCGCAGCAAGTCGGTGATCTGGGTCTGGCTTTCTGGCGGTCCCACGCATGTGGAAACGTTTGATCCCAAAATGACGGCTCCGGTGGAATTCCGCAGCATCACGGGCGAAGCAGCAACGCCGATTCCGGGCGTCACGATCGGCGGCAGTTTCCCCAAGCTGGCTTCGGTCGCGGACAAAATGGCGATCGTGCGTTCGTTTGCCCATAACAACAGCAGCCACGGCAACGGCACCCAGCTGGTCATGACGGGCTACAACGACCGGGCCGACATGCGGCCTTCGATGGGTTCGATCATGGCCAAGCGTTTTGGCTGCAGCGATCCGCAATCCGGCATGCCGACGTATGTCCGCATGGGGAACATTCGCAGCGATGGTCCCGGCTGGCTGGGCACCACGTATAGCCCCTTTGATCCTGGCAGCCAGGCAAGCAAGAGCATGCGGCTGTCGCTTGACGCCGACCGTGTTTCCGATCGCCGGAACCTGCTCGACAGCATCGACAAAATGAAGCGTTCGGCCGACGCCAGCGGCAAAATGGCCGGTATGGACGGCTTTGAACAGCAGGCCTTCGAGCTGATCCTGGGCAGTTCCCAGGAGGCGTTTGATACCACGAAAGAGTCGAAGCAGACCCGCGACGCCTATGGCAGCGGACTGGGCGAAAGCCTGCTGAAGGCTCGACGCCTGGTCGAAGCCGGTTGTGGTTTCGTCACCCTGAATTACGGTGGGTGGGACATGCACGGCGGGATCGAAAAAGGGATGAAGTCGCGCGCCGGTCAGGTTGACCAGGGCGTATCCGCCCTGATCGCGGATCTGCACGAACGCGGCATGAACGAAGACACCCTGGTCGTGGTGACGGGCGAATTCGGCCGCACCCCCAAGATCAACGCCAAAGGCGGACGCGATCACTGGGGCCGTTTGTGCACGCTGGCCCTCAGCGGCGGCGGTTTGAAAATGGGCCAGGTGATTGGCGAATCTTCCCGCAAGATCGAAGTTCCGGCCACCACCCCGATCACGCCGCAGGACCTGATGGCGACGATCCTGCAGATGTATGGCGTCGACCATCGGATGCAGTTCGTCAACAACTCCGGTCGCCCGGTGTTCCTGGTCGAAGACGGCCAGCCGATCGCCGAGTTGGTTTAA